CGTCACACAGGCCACGaagagctcctcctcctcctcctcttcctccttcttccTCCGCCTCCACCATGGCCTCCTCCACCGCGAGCTTAGAGACGTCGGCGAGCTCCCGGCAGCACGCCGACGCCTTCTCCTTCGCGACCGCCTCCTTCTCCGAGCTCCTCTCTGCAGGCGATCCCGGCGAGGACTACTCGTTCCGGGGGTTCTCGGAGAGCTTCGGCAGCGACGGCGTTGGGTTGCCCAAGTTCAAGTCCAGTCCGCCGCCTTCGCTGCCCATCTTTCCTCCGCCGATCTCCCCTTCCTCCTACTTCGCCATTCCAGCCGGGCTCAGCCCCGCCGAGCTCCTCGACTCTCCTGTTCTCCTTTCTTCTTCCGTAAGTCAAATGTTACCGTAACAGTCTCTGATTAGGAATTAGAATGGCTTAAATTTggttataaaaatatttagttacATATAACAAAATTAGGAAAACATTGCTCCAAGTAATTCTGATTCGAAGAATACTAATTATTTTAAGccattcaagaaatattttttagATCATTTATAATTTAAAGAATTTCTTTATATAATTGTGATTATTCATACTGACATGACAGATCtatcaataatatataattaCTGTGATTTTGTTTGCATCATCAGCTTCTCTTTTGGGATCGATATATTAGCTCAATATGTGTTCTCTGTTTTTGTTTCTGATCATTGCCTTCTCCCTTTGGATTTAAGAGTTCCAACACTGTTTTAATTCCTTGTTCATGCAAAGCTTTCGGTAGTAATCAGCAACGATGATGGCCGACTTATATGTTGCTTTGCCTTTAACAGATCTTTCCATCTCCTACAACTGGTTCATTTGCCTCACAAGCTTTCAACTGGAGAGGAACCGCCACTGCTTACCCTCAAGACATCAAGGTTGAAGACAAGTCCTACAGTGACTTCTCCTTCCAGACTCAGGCCATTAATGGAACCACCCAAgcttcctccttcctcccttctTCCGCACCCATCCCATCGGtatatctcctcctcctcctcctcctgttttGCTTTCACTGGTATTCAGAAGGCCATTGATGACTGATCCTTTCCGTGTTCTCATGCAGGAGCATCATCGGCAGCCATGGATGCAAGCAAGAGCTGATGGCAGCAGATCACTGGAATCCAATCCAGCTCACTGTGCTCAGCCTGTGCAGACTCTGCAGCGGAGGTCGGACGACGGCTACAACTGGAGGAAGTACGGGCAGAAGCAGGTGAAGGGCAGCGAGAACCCGCGCAGCTACTACAAGTGCACGTACCCCAATTGCCCGACGAAGAAGAAGGTGGAGAGATCGGTGGATGGGCAGATCACAGAGATCGTGTACAAAGGCACGCACAACCACCCGAAGCCGCAGTCCAACAAGAGGAACTCAACAGCTCGGGCTTCTGTTCCCTCCGAAGCAAACGAGCATTCCCTGATCGAATCTGCTGCCACGCCCGAGAATTCCTCCACCTCCTTCGGCGATGATGATCTTGAGATCAGCAAACCGGGAGCGGACGAGTACGATGAAGATGAGCCTGATGCAAAGCGATGGTAAGCTTCGGTCAAGGATGAAGTGATTGCTACAGCTGATGAGGGAGTAGCAGACTaatgcttttttcttcttcttcttctctcaggaAGGAGTGTGGGGAAGGTGAGGGAGGAGCGGCTGCAGGGAACAGGACGGTGAGGGAGCCGAGAGTGGTGGTGCAGACCATGAGCGACATCGACATCCTCGACGACGGGTACCGGTGGAGGAAGTACGGGCAGAAGGTGGTAAAGGGGAATCCCAATCCGAGGTAAGCTTCGTACCTGATACCACCGTGTTCATCGGAAGACGGCGACTGACGTGATGTTGTCGTCTCTGTGGCATTACAGGAGCTACTACAAGTGCACCACCATGGGGTGCCCGGTGAGGAAGCATGTGGAGAGGGCGTCGCATGATCTCAGGGCGGTGATCACCACCTACGAGGGGAAGCACAACCACGACGTGCCCGCAGCTCGCGGCAGCGGCGCGCAGCTTCTCAACAGGCCGACCTCCGACAtcaacaacaacagcagcaacaacaacttcAACATG
The window above is part of the Musa acuminata AAA Group cultivar baxijiao chromosome BXJ2-6, Cavendish_Baxijiao_AAA, whole genome shotgun sequence genome. Proteins encoded here:
- the LOC135614068 gene encoding WRKY transcription factor WRKY24-like: MASSTASLETSASSRQHADAFSFATASFSELLSAGDPGEDYSFRGFSESFGSDGVGLPKFKSSPPPSLPIFPPPISPSSYFAIPAGLSPAELLDSPVLLSSSIFPSPTTGSFASQAFNWRGTATAYPQDIKVEDKSYSDFSFQTQAINGTTQASSFLPSSAPIPSEHHRQPWMQARADGSRSLESNPAHCAQPVQTLQRRSDDGYNWRKYGQKQVKGSENPRSYYKCTYPNCPTKKKVERSVDGQITEIVYKGTHNHPKPQSNKRNSTARASVPSEANEHSLIESAATPENSSTSFGDDDLEISKPGADEYDEDEPDAKRWKECGEGEGGAAAGNRTVREPRVVVQTMSDIDILDDGYRWRKYGQKVVKGNPNPRSYYKCTTMGCPVRKHVERASHDLRAVITTYEGKHNHDVPAARGSGAQLLNRPTSDINNNSSNNNFNMAIRPSATESHQYQMVTDSVYTGRSDGFSGFAGYDNSMSSYMNLQQQQQQQQQQQRQTDGTLIKAKEEQRDDTFFKSLLC